The DNA window tttcacacatagctctatagcctaacgaagcaagctcaaacgaactaggcatcaggcaacaatctcaacatcacacatagccctatagcctaacggagcaagctcaaacgaactaggcatcagacaacaatctcaacatcgaaaacaatcatggcatgacataacactttaaaccacccttatatctccaatatcataattttgaaacgtaaaagagttttagtaaagaaagcccacctcgattgcttacaaacacggttcacaactttattgaaatccttgctcttcgtacccacgtacgcacaacaacccttatcaacatcataaccacacaatacaacacaatcagttttctatcaacacattactcatgcatgccctatcgttcctttcatcattttcttatattgcccatcccaacgttcaccatcataaacgaaacgaaccctttggcatacatcaacgtgaAACACATAATAGGATAAgttcttactcacacatgtatcatgtatttcattcaaaacttgtcaacaagactatttcaatcaagacatgaatctggcagaacaacgcagtcgttttgtaaaaatcattaaaaatccatccgatatcatttgatgctaaaatttggtcaccacacagtagaaacatcaaggttcatccagttaaaaaatccacaccaaaatcacatctttaggtcggtcaaaaacaaaaacgaaacttactggacgagaatataaattctgacaggactgcgcagttcaattgaaaaattcgttaaaagTTCATCTTTCTTCAAAAGAGgttgaaattttgacacaacacagaagacacttaaaatttcactcagttaaaaattcgtgccaaaataagatcgtttgttCGGCcaaacaccacagttttcatgctaaacatttacaaactagggtttgtctatcattcatccacacatacatattcatgctttcaacacatattccctcttcaaaaacgacatcacaatcatattctcctatttacacatagcattcaccaatgaatcatccacaaactcacacacacacacacacatacatacacgcacatacacatactttctcatgcaaacatccttcccaatcgattaatttttagatctacgatttctacactcactatatgcatgaggggatcaagaaacatggattcaatggtaagaaggagaaagatgaatcaaagtataccactctcttgaaaaacaatcggtaggaatgacgaatgatgcgattcttcgatgaatcttgaatttccaactccacaatgatgcaagaacaaggaattggtgaaggattggtggagaaggagaggaagagagagacgtgTGGTATGGAGAGAAGATGGAGGCAAAAATATGAGGGCTAtggttagggttcttttaatttatagtctaggataaatcccacaattatataaagcaattaaaattgtggaagaataaaatagaggtcaatgaataaatcccaccattaaaaggaaaataggtgtgtagtatgtgggggagtaattttcaaaaattgctatttaattagcatagatatttatttggtatttacttggagagaaagatactcacaaaataagtaaaaaaatattgagtatctcataaataaggtaacaaaataattcaagcatctccaagtggggaaataaaaaggggcgtgtataatgggaaaaatcaaggaaaaatacttaaatcctcaaatcaaataggaataggatttaaatttggtaatttcttgtaggaaaagactcccataaaataggtaacaaataaattaatcgcACAAGTAATTGAAGGTCATATGAGCGAAAATTAGGAGGTTTCAAAAATCTCAAGAGATggccaaggggtcgaaaatcatgtagaatagcatatggataatttggtttggatttaatttggataaatatcccaaagcaattaattaaatccaagaaagaaagtattaactccaataaataggagggccgaaaatttcaaataaaatggctagaatgattatgcattatcccatttaatttaattcacacattggaagcttaatcacattaactcacataactcacaacaactaatttcacataattaactcaaacacatatagactcaatttccacaaaagaaattctcattcaacatccacattatttaaaataaaataagtcatcaaatgaaaataataataataaaaactcACAATTTTCCGGAGTGCTACAGTAGGGGTGTATAGAGGCAGGGCGACCACAGACGAGGCCGCATATTCGGTACAAAGAGGAGGTGGCCATGTCGCAAGAAGAGATGGGATAGCGAAAAAGTCTAATGGAGAGCGAATTTTGatagtataaattaatttttaaaatttatatttgtatttattttttgtaaaaatctaATGGGAGCGAATATATCAAAAGGGAtatcaatttaaattatgtaattttttatttaatcaaataaaTTGTTGAGAATCTTGTGATCCAATTTTGTActgtagtactattaattagatATTGTGACTAAAATTTGATTTGAAGAAGTGGGATAAGCTAAAAAAGTCTCAAATTTGGCCTTGGCCGTAAAATAATAGGTTATGAAATTATTGGGTGACATTTGCCACTAATTATAAGGAAAGGGTTCAAATTTCAATTAGCGAGAATTTTCTGGAATCCAAAACCCTGCTGCAAAGCAAAGCCCCTTGCATTCGTTTCCTCCTCATTCAAACACTTATATTTGCTCATACTCTCaaatcttcttcatctttcttCTCCAATTCTCTTTCCAAAACCAGAGATCAACTCATGGCGCCCGATGCTTCTCATGCTCTAGCAGGTTTTTTCCACAAGTTTCTCTTTTCTAACCAACCGAATTCTCAATCCTTGTTCCGAATCATTAAATTCATATGCTTTGATTGCAGTGAGGGAAAAAGTTCAACACTTCCTCAATGCCGCGCAGACTGGAAATTTAGCCCTCCTCAAAAGTAAGCAGCCTGCAGCCTCGTTTTCTTTTAATTGGACGCTGCAGCTATAGCTTAATTTTTTCTGTTGATAGAATTGGCGAAGCAGCTCGATGGTGGGAAGGGGCTAGCTCAAACGGTAGCAGATGTTAAGGATGCCAATCAGAGAGGGGCACTGCATTTTGCTGCAAGGGAAGGCCAGGCTGAGGTTTGCAAATATCTGCTGGAAGAGTTGAAGATGGATGTCAATACGCAGGATGAGGATGGTAAATTAGTGTTCATGTGTTATCAGTTGATTAATAATGTGAGGTTAGATAATTACATCTTCCTGCTTTGTTGTATTGGTATTCAGGTGATACTCCTCTAACGCATGCTGCGCGGCAAGGGCATACTGCCCTCGCCAAGTACCTCGTAGATCATGGTGCTGATCCTTCCATACCAAGTGCTTTAGGGACGACTGCTCTGCATCATTCTGCTGGAACAGGTATACTCTCGTCCATTTAGTAAGCGAAGCTGAATTCTGTTTACTCCTTTGCTGCCTTGGCATGGAAAAGAAAGAGTTGGACTTGATTTGTGTGACTTGAGGCCCGGCTATGGAGACCGCTGATCTCATAGAGTAGTACTTTGCAATATAGTTAATTCCTTCAACATAGCCAAGTAGCGGTTTTCAAGGTTTGGCTATATGtgattatttcatttattaGGGAATACTATTTGTGCTTAATCAAAGATCGACTTTTTATCTTTTAGCACCTGCCTTGTAACTAATTAATCCCCATTAGTGCAGTCTAATGATCTATTTCTGCTGCATTTAGTTGAGGACTGGAAAAATATAGTAAATATAGTATTGCTGTCATATTGACAATGTTGTAGCATAATCGGCCTATTTCGGCCTATTTCACTcttataataaattttttttgggaCTTGTTATGTTCTCTATTATCTTTCAGTTGTTCTTGTTAAGAATCTCAACAGTTGGATTAATTTGAACTTTGCTTGCAGGAGATATTGAGCTTCTAAAGTTTTTACTCTCCAAGGATGTAAGTGTTGATTCTCAAAGTGATGCTGGTACTCCGCTAATATGGGCTGCCGGTCATGGCCAGCAAGACTCTGTCAAATTACTACTAGAACATAAGGCCAATGTAAGTTGATTGCTTTACTAAGTTGAcaagtttaatttaattacccATCTGTGAAATGTTTATGCACTTATGGCACACATTTTAAGATCATATGGACTTGCCGTTTTGTCATAAAATATCTACAAGGTCTACTGGCTGAGAGGCAGATAACTCGTGATATAACCAGATATGTTTGATAAAgattaattaaagaatttaataTACTTTGTATCATGTGCAGTAGAAAAGGTAAACACGAAGATATATTGTCTTCTTTTAAGGCCTACAGAAAGTGCACCGCCTCTGCATCATCTGAGATGTTTGTTGGAAGGTTTGGGCTGTTAGATTCTATTTGGATGTATCAGCTTATACAGTGTTAATTCCAACGCTTGTGAATAATATGGTTTAGCTTGGTTAATTACCATTAATAGAAACTATTGAGTTATAGTTATATTCTAAAATTTGAACAATAGAATTAGAACCAACGTTTGTTATTTCCCTGTGGTGCCGGTTGGGGTTTTGTGTGCGTATGCCCTTGTGTCATTTGAAGATAGGATTCCGTCTATCCAACACCTGATCATGTGACTACATAGGGTTTTGAAATCATCGACCTTGATTTAGCATACTGATGGATGCCTAAACTGCACTAGGAAGATGATGTAGAAATACTAGAATGTGGTTTAACTGCATTTTTAAATTGCAATTTCACTCAAATGCGCCCAAACAATCTTTAGGGGTGAGGGGGGATATGTACCCTAATATAAAGTTCTGGATTGTATTATGATTTGTACTAATCGTACCTTTTCCCAATTTCTTTCCCAATCTTAAACGGTTTTATCTGCTTTTGTTGCAGCCAGATGCTAAGACTGAAGATGATATTACTCCTTTATTATCAGCTGTTGCAGCTGGTTCGTTGGCATGTTTGGAGTTATTAATTAAGGTAAATAATTAACTGGTGTCTACTGTTAGGATACATACTGCTTTGCATGCTATCCTCTCTCTATTGCTATAGTTGTTAATGGGTGATGGCCCGATGGGCTAACTAACCAGAAAGTTATATGGTTAACCTTAATTTTGTTGTCCCCGTTGCATCTGAGCATTTTTTTGCCAGGGTTGTAAGGTGATAAAATTAGCTGGTGCTTTCTCTTGTATCTTGTTAGTACACTTCTTTGCATGCTATCTGCTCTATTACTATAGTTGTTAGATAGATGATGGGAGAGACTAACCTGAAATCACAGGGTTCTGCCTCAATTTTATTGGCATGTTTACTCTTGAGCTCTTTTTGGCCTGGTTGAATTGACGCTAACCCTAGCTTATTGAAGTCCATAAGTTTACAACCCCCCCCCCACCCACATCTTTTATATAGAAATATAGaatataaaaagaataatatacAATTCTGTGCATTTTGAAGTCTAAAACTGAATTTTAGATTAAATGCTATAAAATTTTAAGTATAGTATTCAAATTTTGAACGAAATTCTACTAACTGTAGAACTTAAGTGCAACGGGGCCTAGAACTTGTTCTAAATGTAGTTCTTAAGTGCACTTTCAGAATTTGATAAGAGCTTGATTTCTTGTTTGCATGCTTTGGTCACATAAGAAACATTATTGCATCTTATTTTTCTACAGGGTCGTACATTTTCTATTTTCAAGGATGTTAGCATATCTAAAAATTCATACTTTGCTGTATCATACAGGCAGGTGCAACTGTGAACTTCACTGCAGGTGGTGCGACACCTTTGCACATTGCTGCTGATATTGGCAGCCCAGAGATCATAAACTGCTTATTACTAGCTGGAGCTGATCCTAATGCCATTGATGAGGTAAAGCCAGCAAATTTTACATGCCTCGGTTTTCTCATCAACTACAAAAAATAGTATCAGAAGAACTTATACTAACTAATTTCAGCCTAGATGAGTTCACATTTATGTAATATCTTAAAACATTTTGCTGAAATATGGCCAAGTTATGTTACTTTGTAACCAGGGGATTTTGGAGAAAATCAAGGAAAATCTGAGCAGTCATCTTTTCATTGAAATCTTTGGTCTTTAAGCTTCATCTTGCTGCAGGATGGTTTGAAACCAGTTCAGGTAGCAGCTTCAAGAGGAAATAAGGTAGCTGTTGAAATTCTTCTCCCAGTAACAGCCCCAATTGAATCAATTCCAGAATGGAGTATTGATGGAATTCTTAAACACATGCAACAAGAAACAGGGAAAGAGGAGGTACCCAGTCCATATGATTTACCTTTTCCACATTTAAAGATGTGATCATCCCTGTGCCTTTTATTGTCAAAGCCACAttgaaaacttaacaattgAGGTTATGTGTAATTATGTGCTAGTTATTCTTGAGAAATAAGCTTCTTTTATTCCTATGAAGGAGcatttatgtacttttttttgttttgccGTTGTGTGTTTGGCAAAAAGATTATCTACTTCAACCTATAACCTACCACATTGGGTGGTCTTGTCTTGTTTTACATGTCTTCTTCTTATTAGACTTTATGTGGTTTCTATTTAAACAAATGCAGGGTCAGAATAAAAAAGCTGCACGATCTAATGGACTTAAGGATACTGCAACTCCCAAGATAAGTTTGCCTGAGGTATTTCTTGATAACACTACATCTTTTTATGTGAGATTGTATTTCctcttgttttatttgtgacTTAATTTTCTAAATTAGAATCCCTGTCACTGTATAttagtttgtttgttttctgGAATATCATTTGCCTCAAGCCTTGCATCTGTTAGTGCATATGGTTAGTTATTAACATGGTCTTGGACTGGGGTGGTTGTGAAATATTAATTTGTTGTCCCTTCAGCTTGGGTAGCAATGTGATTCAAGGATTTCATCTCACTAATAAAAATACGACAAGGGGAAAATCACTATCATACCAAGTAGAGGATAAGTTAACTGACAGATATCTATGTTGGACTCTCTTACTGAGAGAGAGTCGATGGCAGTGAAATAACACTTACTGGACATAGCTGTTGAGATCTGTTGTTGGATATGCCACTGGATACTTATTAAATGTAGCTGATATTCAAAGTCTGCTTTATTGACTTCATCAATGGTTCAAATCCTCAGGTGTCATCTGAAGCAAAGAAAAATGCTGCTGAAGCTAAGGCAAGGGCTGATGATGCTTTCAGGAGGAAAGATTATATGGAAGCAGTTGATGCTTACACAcaggtttattttattttctaatcttAGCATATCATGTGGGTTTAGATCTGTAGCAGTGATCTTAAATCTTTCTTTGTGGCATTGCTTTCTAGTGAGTGTTCCATTCAACCTTGATGCTTATTTAAGTGAAAACTGCTTCCTGGTCCAAGCACCACATACAATTGGTTATGTAATGAATAATTCAGTGTTCAATTAAATAGGTTGTCTTGCTtgacaataaaaaaataggatGAGGAACGTACAAGGTTATCTCTATTATTGTCCATCCATACCTATGTGACACGAGGGTGCTGCTCCAGTAAAACATACTACTACAGTTGATTCTACATATCTATTAGTCATAAATCACCATTTAAATATACGGCTAGTATTTAAATGACCAAAGTTGCTTTAACCGATCATCTTAACCTAGGTAGGGTGTATATTATTATACTGTATAAAACACTTGATCATTAATATCCTCCTCATGATCTAAATGTTTTATCAACATAATATGAAATACTGGTTTCACACCTAAATATAAAGTCTAGGCGTGCATGGATCATATGTTGGATTATCATAGATTTGCTCTTGGGTTGTAAATGTGTAAATTCTTCGTATAAGTATCTGACTGGCTTTTGCTCTTGATATGAATTTGCAGGCAATTGATTTCGAACCAACAGATGCTACTTTGCTTTCCAATAGAAGTCTCTGCTGGCTTCGTCTTGGACAAGCCGAGCATGCTTTGGCCGATGCAAGAGCATGTAAAGCTCTTAGGCCTGATTGGCCAAAGGCTTGCTACCGTGAGGGTGCCGCTCTTCGTCTACTGCAGGTGAGTTGTGGTACCTACGGTCAACACATTGATTGCAaatttatgttttctgtctTCTGACATTTGTTATGCTTAATTTTGCAGAAATTTGAGGACGCAGCCAATGCTTTCTATGATGGTGTCACACTCAACCCTGAGAATATGGAGCTTGTAACTGCTTTCAGGTCTAATGGCATATCTCTTAACCTTTTTATGAACATTATGTTGCATTTTTTGGATCTAAGAGTAGATGACCTGGAAAATGGTTGGTTGACATTGTGTGTTATCGGGTTGCAgggaagctgtggatgctggaAGAAAATTTCATGCAacacagcagcagcagcagcaagaATCTTGATGAAGAATATTTATTGGTCTATTCTGTAACTACTACTTGTTAGCATTTTCACACTCAATTTTGTTCTTGTGGTGAATACTGGATTGATATTTTGTTCTTATCGAATTCTGATCCTGAATATTTATATGAAGTGCCATCCTTGATTCATTGTGTCAAAATCAAGAGAGTTGGTAGTTTGAGATTCGAGAAACACACAACTCTGTCGTGCTATCGGGTTATCCATTTGTCCCGTGACTATGGTGACTCAAACCCCCAACCAGTTAAGTTGGACTTCATTGTCAACCAATCGGTAGTTTGAGGTTTGAGAAAAACAAACTGTGTCTAGCCATTGGGTTATCCATTTGTCCCGTGACTATGGTGACTCAAACTCCCTACCAGTTAAGCTGGACTTCATTGTCAACCAATCGGTAGTTTGAGATTCGAGAAAAACAAACTGTGGCTTGCCATTGGGTTATCCATTTATCCCGCGACTGTGGTTACTCGAACCCCCAACCAA is part of the Salvia splendens isolate huo1 chromosome 6, SspV2, whole genome shotgun sequence genome and encodes:
- the LOC121807979 gene encoding ankyrin-1-like, producing the protein MGDPQNPYDCYVTAEPPLSSASSSSPSYVSEGEDAPPLWRTLTKQLSMREAPRNIAWERRRRQVQQQERWRSEEDLTDEDLNELKGCIELGFGFNAEEGQRLCTTIPALDLYFAVNRQFLTSPLPSPGAAPPATLSPRSCSLEKDSDSWKILNKGDDPQQVKTKLRHWAQAVACSVMQSPIRGCDWVTFATNYKERVQISISENFLESKTLLQSKAPCIRFLLIQTLIFAHTLKSSSSFFSNSLSKTRDQLMAPDASHALAVREKVQHFLNAAQTGNLALLKKLAKQLDGGKGLAQTVADVKDANQRGALHFAAREGQAEVCKYLLEELKMDVNTQDEDGDTPLTHAARQGHTALAKYLVDHGADPSIPSALGTTALHHSAGTGDIELLKFLLSKDVSVDSQSDAGTPLIWAAGHGQQDSVKLLLEHKANPDAKTEDDITPLLSAVAAGSLACLELLIKAGATVNFTAGGATPLHIAADIGSPEIINCLLLAGADPNAIDEDGLKPVQVAASRGNKVAVEILLPVTAPIESIPEWSIDGILKHMQQETGKEEGQNKKAARSNGLKDTATPKISLPEVSSEAKKNAAEAKARADDAFRRKDYMEAVDAYTQAIDFEPTDATLLSNRSLCWLRLGQAEHALADARACKALRPDWPKACYREGAALRLLQKFEDAANAFYDGVTLNPENMELVTAFREAVDAGRKFHATQQQQQQES